The proteins below come from a single Acidobacteriota bacterium genomic window:
- a CDS encoding phosphatase PAP2 family protein → MAIAVPAFAQDATPAESARVESPGAGQLPRPGQPLPPEMVLPRTTELESGNFFKLVGSDFKNFFSSDTAHVMAYTSVAAIGAAPWDREGINNGFNIPTTVFQSGNLMGSFAFQVGIGAAGYAVGRVSGKGKLARVGRDVVRAQILSQGIAQVTKFSVGRKRPDGSNSQSFPSGHAASAFATASVLHRHYGWKAGVPAFAFGSYVALARMSWNKHHATDVVMGAGLGIASARTVTMSVAGTRFNMGVQPQVGGASINFTKINK, encoded by the coding sequence GTGGCTATCGCTGTGCCCGCGTTCGCGCAGGACGCGACGCCAGCCGAGAGTGCCCGCGTGGAATCGCCGGGCGCCGGGCAGTTGCCCCGCCCTGGCCAACCGCTGCCACCCGAGATGGTCTTGCCTCGCACCACCGAGCTGGAGTCGGGAAACTTCTTCAAGCTGGTCGGCAGCGACTTCAAGAACTTCTTCAGCAGCGATACCGCGCACGTGATGGCGTACACCTCGGTGGCCGCGATTGGCGCGGCCCCATGGGACCGCGAGGGCATCAACAACGGCTTCAACATTCCGACGACCGTCTTCCAGTCCGGCAACCTGATGGGGAGCTTCGCTTTCCAGGTCGGCATCGGCGCGGCAGGCTACGCCGTCGGTCGCGTCTCCGGGAAGGGCAAGCTGGCCAGGGTGGGCCGCGATGTGGTCCGCGCGCAGATCCTCTCGCAGGGCATCGCCCAGGTCACGAAGTTCTCGGTCGGCCGCAAGCGGCCGGACGGCAGCAACAGCCAGTCCTTCCCGTCAGGACACGCCGCCAGCGCCTTCGCCACCGCCTCAGTTCTGCACCGTCACTACGGCTGGAAGGCCGGCGTGCCGGCCTTTGCGTTCGGATCGTACGTAGCGCTGGCGAGGATGTCCTGGAACAAGCACCACGCCACTGATGTCGTGATGGGCGCCGGTCTCGGCATCGCCTCGGCTCGCACCGTGACCATGAGCGTCGCCGGCACCAGGTTCAACATGGGCGTGCAGCCGCAAGTGGGCGGCGCGTCCATCAACTTCACCAAAATCAATAAGTAG